From the genome of Silurus meridionalis isolate SWU-2019-XX chromosome 20, ASM1480568v1, whole genome shotgun sequence, one region includes:
- the si:dkey-29d8.3 gene encoding uncharacterized protein si:dkey-29d8.3, translating into MEGHNIGRILVLLLSLLVFITALTINALAGTGKGPFLRGTGNVSALYETEITPAGWTFSIWGIIYTWLVLMYLYFLSWFCRRTATGWMYCSPAVLPYGFFLSWMINMLLNITWLLLWDRELMIPALICLALIAFTSYLLIFFSCVGLRTHGAWLKHNHPVDLCCIYVLVQNGIATYSTWTTIATLLNLSVVLDINSMSPTDAATVSLSILLIEVIVWFAVENFVIEKHVRYILTVYPVIIFALSGNLNKHYDAAAPGRNAVFSAVLLALACVLFVIRVFLVIWRHRTRPLF; encoded by the exons ATGGAGGGACACAACATCGGGCGAATTTTAGTTCTTCTTCTCTCCCTGTTGGTTTTCATCACCGCTTTGACCATCAACGCCTTGGCTGGAACGGGAAAAG gaccGTTTTTGCGTGGAACAGGAAATGTGTCCGCTCTGTATGAGACAGAAATCACTCCGGCTGGATGGACTTTCTCCATATGGGGAATCATCTACACCTGGCTTGTTCTGATGTACCTGTATTTTCTGAGCTGGTTCTGCAGACG GACGGCCACCGGATGGATGTACTGCAGTCCTGCTGTTCTTCCTTATGGCTTTTTTCTCTCATGGATGATTAACATGCTCCTGAACATCACCTGGCTCCTGCTGTGGGACAGAGA GTTGATGATTCCAGCACTAATATGTTTAGCTCTGATTGCGTTCACAAGTTACCTCCTGATCTTCTTCTCTTGTGTTGGTCTGCGAACTCATGGAGCCTGGCTCAAACACAACCATCCCGTAGATCTCTGCTGCATCtatgtgctg GTTCAGAACGGTATTGCAACTTACTCCACATGGACGACTATCGCTACCCTCCTCAACCTGAGCGTGGTGTTGGATATTAATTCCATGTCACCCACAGATGCAGCCACTGTTTCTCTGAGCATTCTGCTGATCGAAGTGATCGTATG GTTTGCTGTGGAGAACTTTGTGATCGAGAAGCACGTGCGCTACATTCTGACCGTCTACCCCGTCATTATCTTCGCTCTCAGTGGAAACCTGAACAAACACTACGACGCAGCAGCTCCGGGGAGAAACGCCGTGTTTTCGG CTGTTCTCTTGGCGCTGGCCTGCGTGTTGTTCGTGATCCGAGTTTTCCTGGTGATTTGGAGGCACCGTACTCGTCCTCTCTTCTAA